One region of Bernardetia sp. genomic DNA includes:
- a CDS encoding BamA/TamA family outer membrane protein, which translates to MRNIFNSFVNHFSVSIFTTLCLLIFFSGCTGLSKITKENPLYTGGEIKWDKKEGDIPEEKRVKTEAEEVLAPEPNSKFLWMRPQLAFYNTFYTEKEKGFKHWVMTKIGKPPVLLADINEERVSKLVLNRLYVNGHFQAETSSEVKQKGKKAEIVYTATVYQPYRLDSINFPKEPDPLGNVLNNAQKETLLKTNQPYNFSLLEQERERMNDYAKERGYFYFSNKFLIYKVDSTVGDRQMNVYMQVKDKMPDIARKPYRIRNVFLFPNYEMGMESLANPQKLTRVGKLEGDSTFYCMMDGCQFRPEILARSIFLEPDSLYSAQRHEQTLKQLMGLGALKFADIRYKPVDSVGNEGYLDAYIQMVPAKRKSFRAELDVVSKSNNFVGPGLNLSYRNKNAFRGAELLVVRLDGRFETQISGRTANENIEQPNQQNGLYSYEIGAGLEVYVPRFITPIKIPRLAQEYVPKTVYQGDIRLLNRVNYFRLLSSTAQFGYQWQETATKTHRFNPISINYVRLMDTTSLFNEAIGDNPLLQRSFQNQFILGGNYSFTYQSAAGVDENTRKNKNHIFFNGNIDIGGNIAYGIQSLLSSRKATGENPYTILSEPYAQYARADIDFRYYFNFNEETHHKIATRFIAGVGLPYANASVLPYTKQFFAGGANSIRAFQARSIGPGSYITKDSTSGLFYDQTGDMRLEANIEYRFPIYSVFKGAVFADAGNVWLVKEDPNREGGLFKPNDLLDDIAVGVGAGLRLDVTFFVLRFDVAFPLSKPWLPENERWVRKQINVRDRNWRRDNLVLNIAIGYPF; encoded by the coding sequence ATGCGAAACATTTTTAACTCTTTCGTAAATCATTTTTCTGTCTCAATTTTCACTACTTTATGCTTGCTTATTTTTTTTAGTGGTTGTACAGGTCTTAGCAAAATCACAAAGGAGAATCCTCTTTACACTGGAGGTGAAATCAAATGGGATAAAAAGGAAGGAGATATTCCAGAAGAAAAAAGAGTAAAAACTGAAGCAGAAGAAGTTTTAGCTCCAGAACCCAATAGCAAATTTTTGTGGATGCGTCCCCAACTTGCCTTTTATAACACTTTCTATACAGAAAAAGAAAAAGGTTTTAAACATTGGGTTATGACAAAAATTGGGAAACCTCCTGTTTTGTTGGCTGATATCAATGAAGAACGTGTCAGCAAACTTGTTCTGAATAGACTTTATGTAAACGGACATTTTCAAGCAGAAACTTCTAGCGAAGTAAAACAAAAGGGAAAAAAAGCAGAGATAGTTTATACAGCTACCGTTTATCAACCTTATAGATTAGATTCTATTAATTTTCCAAAAGAACCAGACCCTTTAGGCAATGTGCTGAATAATGCACAGAAAGAAACACTGTTGAAAACAAATCAGCCTTATAATTTCTCTCTCTTAGAACAAGAAAGAGAAAGAATGAACGACTATGCAAAAGAAAGAGGTTATTTTTATTTTAGCAATAAATTTTTGATTTATAAAGTAGATTCAACCGTAGGAGACAGGCAAATGAATGTGTATATGCAAGTAAAAGATAAAATGCCTGACATTGCACGCAAACCGTATCGAATTAGAAATGTATTTTTATTTCCTAATTATGAAATGGGAATGGAATCACTTGCCAACCCTCAAAAATTAACTAGAGTAGGCAAACTAGAAGGAGATTCTACTTTTTATTGTATGATGGATGGTTGTCAGTTTCGTCCAGAAATACTAGCTCGTTCCATTTTCCTAGAACCAGATTCGCTCTATTCAGCACAAAGACATGAGCAAACTCTCAAACAACTGATGGGATTAGGAGCTTTAAAATTTGCTGATATTCGTTACAAACCTGTGGATTCTGTGGGTAATGAAGGTTACTTAGATGCCTATATACAAATGGTGCCTGCAAAAAGAAAATCATTTAGAGCAGAATTAGATGTAGTGTCTAAATCCAATAACTTTGTAGGACCGGGATTAAATCTAAGTTACAGAAACAAAAATGCTTTTCGTGGTGCAGAGCTTTTAGTAGTCAGATTGGATGGACGTTTTGAAACACAAATTAGTGGACGGACAGCAAATGAAAACATTGAACAACCCAACCAACAAAACGGATTATATTCCTATGAAATTGGGGCAGGATTAGAAGTTTATGTTCCTCGTTTTATCACTCCTATCAAAATTCCTCGCTTGGCACAAGAGTATGTTCCCAAAACAGTCTATCAAGGAGATATACGACTGCTCAATAGGGTAAATTATTTTCGTTTGCTTTCTTCAACAGCTCAATTTGGCTATCAATGGCAAGAAACAGCAACCAAAACACATCGTTTCAATCCTATTTCTATCAACTATGTTCGTTTAATGGATACGACAAGTCTTTTTAATGAAGCTATTGGAGACAACCCATTATTACAAAGAAGTTTTCAAAATCAGTTTATTTTAGGAGGAAATTACTCATTTACTTATCAAAGTGCAGCAGGAGTAGATGAAAATACTAGAAAAAATAAAAACCATATTTTCTTTAATGGAAACATTGACATAGGAGGAAATATAGCGTATGGAATCCAAAGTTTGTTAAGTTCAAGAAAAGCAACTGGCGAAAATCCATACACTATTTTAAGCGAACCTTATGCTCAATATGCTCGTGCAGATATAGATTTTAGATATTATTTCAATTTCAATGAAGAAACACATCACAAAATAGCTACTCGTTTTATTGCTGGTGTAGGACTTCCTTATGCAAATGCAAGTGTTTTGCCCTATACAAAGCAGTTTTTTGCAGGAGGAGCAAACAGTATTCGTGCCTTTCAAGCTCGTTCTATCGGACCAGGTTCGTACATTACCAAAGACAGTACGAGTGGGCTTTTCTACGACCAAACAGGAGATATGCGTTTGGAAGCAAATATAGAATATCGTTTTCCGATTTATAGTGTTTTCAAAGGTGCTGTTTTTGCTGATGCTGGTAATGTTTGGCTCGTTAAAGAAGACCCTAACCGTGAAGGAGGTTTATTTAAGCCTAACGACTTGTTGGATGATATTGCTGTGGGTGTGGGTGCTGGACTTCGTCTTGATGTTACTTTTTTTGTACTTCGTTTTGATGTTGCTTTTCCTCTTAGTAAGCCGTGGCTTCCAGAAAACGAACGTTGGGTAAGAAAGCAAATCAATGTTAGAGATAGGAATTGGCGTAGAGATAATTTAGTATTGAATATTGCGATTGGCTATCCTTTCTAA
- a CDS encoding TetR/AcrR family transcriptional regulator produces the protein MGIAERKARERVHRRNAIVDAAEDVIFKHGFSVATMAQVAKAAELSKGTLYLYFKSKEELYRAIILRGFIILKKMLREAIKEGNSGYEKVIIVGKTYVEFSEKYPNYFTTILDYENDTFNLASAETESLQALEEGNAVISILVRAIKEGIKDGSITEQGNPFETAFVLWSQFTGVLQVMKRKINIIEHYFSLTKEDLLITHWKMIERMLK, from the coding sequence ATGGGAATAGCAGAACGAAAGGCACGAGAAAGGGTGCATAGAAGAAATGCGATCGTTGATGCAGCCGAAGACGTAATTTTCAAACACGGTTTTTCAGTGGCTACTATGGCACAAGTCGCCAAAGCAGCAGAGTTGAGTAAAGGAACATTATACCTTTATTTCAAAAGTAAAGAAGAATTGTATAGAGCCATTATTTTAAGAGGTTTCATTATCCTTAAAAAAATGCTGCGTGAAGCTATCAAAGAAGGAAATTCTGGCTATGAGAAAGTGATTATTGTAGGAAAGACGTATGTTGAGTTTTCAGAAAAATATCCGAATTACTTTACAACTATTTTAGATTATGAAAACGATACATTTAATCTAGCTTCTGCTGAAACCGAGTCGTTGCAAGCTTTAGAAGAAGGAAATGCTGTGATTTCTATTTTGGTAAGAGCCATCAAAGAAGGTATAAAAGATGGCAGTATTACTGAACAAGGCAATCCATTTGAGACAGCTTTTGTACTTTGGAGTCAGTTTACGGGTGTTTTGCAGGTCATGAAGCGAAAAATAAATATTATAGAACATTATTTTTCACTTACAAAAGAGGATTTACTCATAACGCATTGGAAAATGATTGAGAGAATGCTTAAATAA
- a CDS encoding PP2C family protein-serine/threonine phosphatase, whose product MSFIRKYWQKISAFGIDSSIERVERQRIRLLNQINFLVLFFVPPFLIIHFFTDWRVTLLIFLIGCGFVVSLYLNKKKLYSVARTFTFMLFWGTSFSFSILLGKESTVNDLFYGVAVSPFILYPVKNRIRITLLLIFSLISAIALFWLQETELLPPLLSLPTTIHYLLSTLIIIMVILVIALLVGSLSKHHQESEKELLEKLQETESLNAITQKQNAKLALTEKSLQDALRQVESDKKEIIAKNNELQAQEEKLRKQVDENKIQLRQIEEQEEVMRMSFEELQEKTEQMAVQEEIMQQAMEELYHINKKLQDSEQRLEKEVRRRTEQIASQNKALEHSYLALESKTRTLHESINYAKHIQNAILPPKTVVKALFSDSFIFYKPRDVVSGDFYWLDRKVDIDGNMRIAIAAVDCTGHGVPGAIMSMIGYNLLNQFSNKATLAEPHLLTQKLHEGVINSLQQKVTANRDGMDLSLCVYDTENQTIDFVGAKNPLIYIQNNQLHEIKGTNASIGGAFYENRKVCFKKHTIDVSQPTTIYLYSDGYQDQFGGKKGRKFMKSKFKKMLFENHHKPMEEQYKIFRTTFNKWRANEDQVDDVLLIGLKVN is encoded by the coding sequence ATGAGTTTTATTAGAAAATATTGGCAAAAAATATCTGCTTTTGGGATAGACTCTTCCATTGAAAGAGTAGAGCGTCAGCGTATTCGTCTGCTAAACCAAATCAATTTTTTGGTGCTATTTTTTGTCCCTCCTTTTCTTATTATTCATTTTTTTACAGATTGGAGAGTAACACTGCTTATTTTTCTAATTGGGTGTGGTTTTGTAGTGAGCCTTTATCTCAATAAAAAAAAGCTATATTCTGTTGCTCGCACATTTACTTTTATGCTTTTTTGGGGAACTTCATTTTCTTTTAGTATTCTTTTAGGCAAAGAATCTACAGTAAATGATTTATTTTATGGAGTAGCTGTATCTCCATTTATTCTATATCCTGTTAAAAATAGAATTCGGATTACTCTTTTATTAATTTTCTCTCTTATTTCGGCTATTGCTTTGTTTTGGTTACAAGAAACCGAATTACTCCCTCCACTTTTATCTCTGCCTACAACTATACATTACCTTCTCTCTACGCTGATTATCATCATGGTGATTCTCGTAATTGCATTACTTGTTGGCTCGCTTTCTAAACATCACCAAGAATCAGAAAAAGAGCTTTTAGAAAAGCTGCAAGAAACAGAAAGTCTCAATGCTATTACCCAAAAACAAAATGCAAAATTAGCTCTTACAGAAAAATCGCTGCAAGATGCTCTTAGGCAAGTAGAGAGCGATAAAAAAGAAATTATAGCTAAGAATAATGAGTTACAAGCACAAGAGGAAAAATTACGCAAACAAGTAGATGAAAATAAAATCCAACTTCGCCAAATAGAAGAGCAAGAAGAAGTAATGAGAATGTCTTTTGAAGAATTACAGGAAAAAACTGAGCAGATGGCTGTACAAGAAGAAATTATGCAACAAGCAATGGAAGAACTTTATCATATCAATAAAAAACTACAAGATTCTGAACAACGATTAGAAAAAGAAGTAAGACGCCGAACCGAACAAATTGCCTCCCAAAACAAGGCTTTAGAACATTCGTATCTTGCCTTAGAAAGTAAAACAAGAACCTTGCATGAGAGTATCAACTACGCAAAGCATATTCAGAATGCTATTCTTCCTCCAAAAACAGTTGTAAAAGCTCTATTTTCAGATTCATTTATTTTTTATAAACCTAGAGATGTAGTTTCAGGGGATTTTTATTGGCTAGATAGAAAAGTTGATATAGATGGAAATATGAGAATTGCGATTGCTGCTGTGGATTGTACTGGACATGGTGTACCAGGGGCAATTATGTCTATGATTGGATACAATCTGCTCAATCAATTTTCTAACAAGGCAACACTTGCTGAGCCTCATTTATTAACTCAAAAACTACATGAGGGGGTTATTAATTCATTACAACAAAAAGTTACAGCAAATCGTGATGGAATGGATTTATCATTATGTGTTTATGATACAGAAAATCAGACCATTGACTTTGTGGGAGCAAAAAATCCACTTATTTATATTCAAAACAATCAGTTACACGAAATAAAAGGAACAAATGCTAGTATAGGAGGAGCTTTCTACGAAAACAGAAAAGTATGTTTTAAAAAACACACTATAGATGTAAGTCAGCCTACCACCATTTATCTTTATTCTGATGGCTATCAAGACCAGTTTGGTGGAAAAAAAGGGAGAAAGTTTATGAAATCTAAGTTCAAAAAAATGCTCTTCGAAAATCATCACAAACCTATGGAAGAGCAATACAAAATATTTCGCACTACATTCAATAAATGGAGAGCAAATGAAGACCAAGTAGATGATGTCTTACTTATTGGTCTGAAGGTCAATTAA
- a CDS encoding SDR family NAD(P)-dependent oxidoreductase: MSRISNKIVLITGGASGIGKIMGRKCMEEGASELVIWDINQKGLDEVALEFGNKGYKVHTYKVDVSSLESIQAAAAKVALEVGTIDILFNNAGIVVGKHFEDHSYDDIEKTVRINVLGVMHIARAFVAGMIKKGAGHIVNISSASAFTPNPRMSVYAGSKWAVLGWSESLRLELEQINERQKTDLHVTTVMPGYIDTGMFSGASAPLLTPLLQPEEISSEIIKAVKTNEILVQEPFMVKLVPFLRGVLPARVYDFLAGNIFNVYSSMSKFTGRNEIAQKGNSKDLGSATQEQEIPAIK, from the coding sequence ATGTCAAGAATATCAAATAAAATTGTACTCATTACAGGAGGAGCAAGTGGAATTGGGAAGATTATGGGACGCAAGTGCATGGAAGAAGGTGCTTCTGAATTAGTAATTTGGGACATCAATCAAAAAGGACTTGATGAGGTAGCTTTAGAATTTGGAAACAAAGGATATAAGGTTCATACTTACAAAGTAGATGTTTCTAGCTTAGAAAGCATTCAAGCTGCTGCTGCAAAAGTAGCCTTAGAAGTAGGAACAATAGATATTTTATTTAATAATGCTGGTATTGTAGTAGGTAAACATTTTGAAGACCATTCTTACGATGATATTGAAAAAACTGTTCGTATCAATGTTTTGGGAGTGATGCACATTGCTAGAGCATTTGTAGCTGGAATGATAAAAAAAGGAGCAGGTCATATCGTAAATATTTCTTCTGCTTCTGCATTTACGCCTAACCCACGTATGTCTGTCTATGCAGGTAGTAAATGGGCAGTTTTGGGTTGGTCTGAATCGTTGCGTTTAGAATTAGAACAGATTAATGAGCGTCAGAAAACTGATTTACACGTAACGACGGTAATGCCAGGTTATATTGATACAGGTATGTTTAGTGGAGCATCTGCCCCACTTCTTACACCTCTTTTGCAGCCAGAAGAAATCTCATCTGAGATAATTAAAGCTGTAAAAACAAATGAAATTTTAGTTCAAGAGCCATTTATGGTAAAATTAGTACCATTCTTGCGTGGTGTATTACCAGCACGAGTATATGATTTCTTAGCAGGAAATATTTTTAACGTATATAGCTCAATGAGTAAATTTACTGGGAGAAATGAAATTGCTCAAAAAGGAAATTCAAAAGACTTGGGAAGCGCAACCCAAGAGCAGGAGATTCCTGCTATCAAATAG
- the recA gene encoding recombinase RecA, whose amino-acid sequence MAKGADDNKKKLEALKVTLAKLDKTYGKGTVMKLTDDNVVDVPSISTGSLGLDIALGIGGLPRGRVVEIYGPESSGKTTLTLHAIAEAQRQGGLAAFIDAEHAFDRVYAQNLGVDLDNLLISQPDSGEQALEIAEQLIRSTAIDIVVIDSVAALVPKAELEGDMGDSKMGLQARLMSQALRKLTGVISKTQCTCIFINQLRDKIGVMFGSPETTTGGNALKFYSSVRLDIRRIGAIKDGDKITGNRTRVSVKKNKLAPPFKQVEFDIMYGKGISKAGEVLDLAVELDVVKKSGSWYSYGDNKLGQGRDSVKALIEEDEALMAELEEQLRELDKANNTAGKDSKSSKKDNKAEKAIKATAEVQNEDEDSDEDFVFEDEELEDGK is encoded by the coding sequence ATGGCAAAAGGAGCTGACGACAACAAGAAAAAACTAGAGGCTTTGAAAGTAACTCTAGCAAAACTAGACAAAACCTACGGCAAAGGAACAGTTATGAAACTAACTGACGACAATGTAGTAGATGTTCCAAGTATCTCAACAGGTTCATTAGGACTTGATATTGCACTCGGCATTGGAGGACTTCCTCGTGGTAGAGTAGTAGAAATTTATGGACCTGAATCTTCTGGTAAAACAACACTTACACTACACGCCATTGCAGAAGCACAACGCCAAGGAGGATTAGCTGCATTTATCGATGCAGAACATGCTTTTGATAGAGTGTATGCTCAAAACTTAGGCGTAGATTTGGATAATCTTCTTATCTCACAGCCTGATAGTGGTGAACAAGCCTTAGAAATTGCAGAGCAGCTTATTCGTTCAACAGCGATTGATATTGTAGTTATTGACTCGGTAGCTGCACTTGTTCCAAAAGCAGAATTAGAAGGCGATATGGGAGATTCTAAAATGGGTCTGCAAGCACGTCTAATGTCACAAGCACTTCGTAAACTGACTGGTGTAATCAGCAAAACACAGTGTACTTGTATCTTCATTAACCAACTTCGTGATAAGATTGGGGTAATGTTTGGAAGCCCAGAGACTACAACAGGTGGTAATGCTCTCAAATTTTACTCTTCTGTACGTTTGGATATTCGTCGTATTGGTGCAATCAAAGATGGCGACAAAATTACTGGTAACCGTACTCGTGTGAGTGTGAAGAAAAACAAACTTGCTCCTCCATTCAAACAAGTTGAGTTTGATATTATGTACGGAAAAGGTATCTCTAAGGCAGGTGAAGTCTTAGATTTGGCAGTAGAACTTGACGTAGTGAAAAAATCGGGTTCTTGGTACTCTTACGGAGACAACAAACTCGGACAAGGACGTGATTCTGTAAAAGCTCTTATCGAAGAAGATGAGGCATTAATGGCAGAACTTGAAGAACAACTTCGTGAGCTAGATAAAGCCAACAATACGGCTGGAAAAGACTCAAAGTCTTCTAAAAAAGATAATAAAGCAGAAAAAGCTATCAAAGCTACTGCTGAAGTTCAGAATGAAGACGAAGACAGCGACGAAGATTTTGTCTTTGAAGACGAAGAATTAGAAGATGGAAAATAA